One Mycobacterium kubicae genomic window carries:
- a CDS encoding 3-hydroxyacyl-CoA dehydrogenase, which translates to MEIRDAVAVVTGGASGLGLATTKRLLDAGAQVVVLDLRGEEAVAQLGERAHFAQTNVTDEAAVAKALDTAEALGPVRINVNCAGIGNAIKTLSKDGPFPLDGFKKVIEVNLIGTFNVLRLAAERIAKTEPLGEERGVIINTASVAAFDGQIGQAAYSASKGGVVGMTLPIARDLSRELIRVVTIAPGLFKTPLLGSLPEEAQKSLGKQVPHPARLGDPDEYGALAVHIIENPMLNGEVIRLDGAIRMAPR; encoded by the coding sequence ATGGAAATCAGGGACGCGGTAGCGGTCGTCACCGGAGGGGCTTCGGGCCTGGGGCTGGCCACGACGAAGCGGCTATTGGACGCGGGCGCTCAGGTCGTCGTACTGGACCTGCGCGGTGAAGAGGCGGTTGCGCAGTTGGGGGAGCGCGCGCACTTCGCGCAGACCAACGTTACCGACGAGGCTGCCGTCGCCAAGGCGCTGGACACCGCGGAGGCGCTGGGTCCGGTGCGCATCAACGTCAACTGCGCCGGTATCGGCAACGCCATCAAGACGCTGTCCAAGGACGGCCCGTTCCCGCTGGACGGGTTCAAGAAGGTCATCGAGGTCAACCTGATCGGCACGTTCAACGTGCTGCGGCTGGCGGCCGAGCGGATTGCCAAGACCGAACCGCTGGGTGAAGAGCGCGGCGTGATCATCAACACCGCGTCGGTCGCCGCGTTCGACGGTCAGATCGGACAGGCCGCCTACTCGGCGTCCAAGGGCGGCGTCGTGGGCATGACGCTTCCGATTGCCCGCGACCTGTCGCGCGAACTCATCCGTGTGGTGACCATTGCGCCGGGATTGTTCAAGACCCCGCTGCTGGGATCGCTGCCCGAGGAGGCGCAGAAGTCGTTGGGCAAGCAGGTTCCGCACCCGGCGCGGCTGGGAGATCCGGACGAGTACGGCGCGCTGGCGGTGCACATCATCGAAAACCCGATGCTCAACGGTGAAGTGATCCGGCTGGACGGCGCCATTCGGATGGCCCCACGCTGA
- a CDS encoding CPBP family intramembrane glutamic endopeptidase, translating into MSQTTTPQRTSALQEIRRALVNVAVPHHEPPGVVRRRRVVVTITLVVGAAILGLSLRQRPGDPIFYWLTLALAGVWVIGSVVSGPLHLGGICWRGRNQRPVITGTGVGLLLGGAFVVGGLIVREIPPIAALITRVLQYEHHGSFLGIVAITLINGIAEEMFFRGALYTALGRHYPVAISTVLYVGATLASGNPMLGFAGIILGAVCALERRATGGVLAPMLTHFVWGLIMVLVLPPIFGV; encoded by the coding sequence ATGAGCCAGACGACCACCCCGCAGCGCACCAGTGCACTGCAGGAAATTCGTCGTGCGCTCGTCAACGTGGCTGTGCCGCATCACGAACCACCGGGGGTGGTGCGCCGGCGGCGCGTGGTGGTGACGATCACGCTGGTGGTCGGAGCCGCGATCTTGGGTCTGTCGCTGCGGCAACGTCCCGGCGACCCGATTTTCTACTGGCTGACCCTGGCGCTGGCGGGCGTCTGGGTCATCGGCTCGGTCGTGTCGGGACCACTGCATCTGGGCGGCATCTGCTGGCGCGGCCGCAACCAACGCCCGGTCATCACCGGCACCGGGGTCGGTCTGCTGCTCGGCGGCGCTTTCGTCGTAGGCGGCCTGATCGTCCGGGAGATCCCGCCCATCGCCGCCCTGATCACCCGCGTGCTGCAATACGAACACCACGGATCGTTCCTGGGGATCGTCGCCATCACGCTGATCAACGGCATCGCCGAGGAGATGTTCTTCCGCGGCGCCCTCTATACCGCGCTGGGCCGCCACTACCCAGTGGCCATCTCGACCGTGCTGTATGTCGGAGCGACCCTGGCCAGCGGTAACCCCATGCTGGGCTTCGCCGGCATCATCCTGGGTGCGGTGTGCGCGCTGGAGCGCCGGGCCACCGGCGGAGTGCTCGCGCCGATGCTGACCCACTTCGTGTGGGGCCTGATCATGGTGCTGGTCCTGCCGCCGATTTTCGGCGTCTAG
- a CDS encoding CaiB/BaiF CoA transferase family protein: protein MAGPLNGLRVVELAGIGPGPHAAMILGDLGADVVRIDRPSTGPGGVAKDAMLRNRRILTVDLKSEEGRDTVLRLVAKADVLIEGFRPGVTERLGLGPEDCAKVNERLVYARMTGWGQTGPRSQQAGHDINYISLNGILHSIGRANERPVPPLNLVGDFGGGSMFLLLGILSALWERQSSGQGQVVDAAMIDGSSVLVQMMWAMRASGIWTDVRGTNMLDGGAPYYDTYECADGRYVAVGAIEPQFYAAMLTGLGLDGADLPPQNDLTRWPELRAVLTETFAKHDRDHWVKVFADSDACVTPILAFGEVENEPHITERNTFYEVNGGLQPMPAPRFSRTAPGEPRPPAAPLTDAQAVLDDWV, encoded by the coding sequence ATGGCGGGACCGCTGAACGGATTACGTGTTGTCGAACTGGCCGGCATCGGGCCGGGCCCGCACGCGGCAATGATCTTGGGAGATCTGGGCGCCGACGTGGTGCGCATCGATCGGCCCTCCACCGGTCCGGGCGGTGTGGCCAAGGACGCCATGCTGCGCAACCGGCGCATTCTGACCGTCGACCTCAAGTCCGAAGAGGGCCGCGACACGGTACTCCGGCTGGTTGCCAAAGCCGACGTGCTGATCGAAGGCTTTCGTCCCGGCGTCACCGAACGCTTGGGCTTGGGACCCGAGGACTGCGCGAAGGTCAACGAACGGCTGGTGTACGCCCGGATGACTGGGTGGGGCCAGACCGGGCCGCGCAGCCAGCAAGCCGGACACGACATCAACTACATCTCGCTCAACGGCATCCTGCACTCCATCGGCCGGGCCAACGAACGGCCCGTCCCACCGCTGAACCTGGTCGGTGATTTCGGGGGCGGCTCGATGTTCCTGCTGCTCGGCATCCTGTCCGCGCTGTGGGAGCGGCAGAGTTCGGGCCAGGGACAGGTGGTGGACGCCGCGATGATCGACGGATCCAGCGTGCTGGTCCAGATGATGTGGGCGATGCGGGCATCGGGCATCTGGACCGACGTGCGCGGCACCAACATGCTCGACGGCGGCGCCCCGTACTACGACACCTACGAATGCGCCGACGGGCGCTACGTGGCGGTCGGCGCCATCGAGCCCCAGTTCTATGCGGCCATGCTGACCGGGCTGGGCTTGGACGGCGCCGACCTGCCGCCGCAGAACGACCTCACTCGCTGGCCGGAACTGCGCGCGGTGCTGACCGAGACATTCGCCAAACACGACCGCGACCACTGGGTGAAGGTGTTCGCCGACTCCGATGCCTGCGTCACGCCGATTCTGGCGTTCGGCGAGGTGGAGAACGAGCCGCACATCACCGAACGAAACACGTTCTACGAGGTGAACGGTGGGCTGCAGCCCATGCCCGCGCCGCGGTTCTCCCGCACGGCACCCGGCGAGCCGCGGCCGCCGGCGGCGCCGCTGACTGATGCGCAGGCCGTCCTGGACGACTGGGTATAG
- a CDS encoding isoprenylcysteine carboxyl methyltransferase family protein, giving the protein MYYLLILAVAVERLAELVVAQRNARWSFRQGGKEFGRRHYGVMVVLHSALLVGCAVEPWALHRPFIPWLGWPMVALLALCQGLRWWCITSLGKRWNTRVIVLPHAPLVVRGPYRFMHHPNYVAVVVEGFALPMVHTAWLTAVTFTVANAILLSVRLRVENSVLGYT; this is encoded by the coding sequence ATGTATTACCTGCTGATCCTGGCGGTCGCCGTCGAGCGCCTCGCCGAGCTGGTGGTAGCCCAGCGCAACGCGCGCTGGTCGTTCCGGCAAGGTGGCAAAGAATTCGGCCGGCGCCACTACGGCGTCATGGTGGTTCTGCACTCCGCGCTGCTGGTGGGCTGCGCCGTCGAACCATGGGCGTTGCATCGCCCGTTCATCCCGTGGCTGGGTTGGCCGATGGTGGCGCTGTTGGCGCTGTGCCAGGGACTGCGTTGGTGGTGCATCACGTCGCTGGGCAAGCGCTGGAACACCCGGGTGATCGTGTTGCCGCACGCGCCGCTGGTGGTCCGCGGGCCCTACCGCTTCATGCACCACCCGAACTATGTTGCAGTGGTGGTCGAAGGGTTCGCGCTGCCGATGGTGCACACCGCGTGGCTGACGGCCGTCACGTTCACGGTGGCCAATGCGATCCTGCTCAGTGTGCGTCTACGGGTGGAGAATTCGGTCCTCGGTTACACATGA
- a CDS encoding DUF2867 domain-containing protein codes for MTSEEQSGPDSDGQLRCAVTGATGYIGGRLVPRLLDAGHAVRALARTPEKLDDVPWRPRVEVAKADLTDVGSLVSAFDGVDVVYYLVHSMGGSKDFVTEEEKTARNVVTAAQRTGVRRIVYLSGLHPEDTELSEHLKSRTAVGDVLIESGIETVVLQAGVVVGSGSASFEMIRHLTDRLPVMTTPKWVHNKIQPIAVRDVLYYLVAAATAEVPSSRTWDIGGPDVLQYGDMMRVYAEVAGLRRRRMLVLPLLTPTIASLWVGNVTPIPGGLARPLVESLEVDAVMHNSDIDTIIKPPPDGLTPYRRAVELALHRARDGVADTTWEPLDKEPAEALPSDPDWAGEVVYTDTQTAVSDTDPDDVQKTAAAVDGRWFSFPFGPGRRGRKWSIVHQEPGTRLRLQSETRAPVQAWLDISVEPRQGGGSTYHQRAIVFPRGIGGRMYWYALRPVHAAALRALARKVAGPDN; via the coding sequence GTGACGAGCGAGGAACAATCAGGACCCGATTCGGACGGACAGCTGCGGTGCGCGGTGACCGGGGCAACCGGCTACATCGGCGGCCGGCTGGTGCCGCGCCTGCTGGATGCGGGACACGCGGTGCGCGCTTTGGCACGGACGCCGGAGAAGTTGGACGATGTGCCGTGGCGCCCGCGGGTCGAGGTGGCCAAAGCTGACCTGACCGATGTCGGGTCGCTGGTGTCGGCGTTCGACGGCGTCGACGTCGTCTACTACTTGGTGCATTCGATGGGCGGGTCGAAAGATTTCGTCACCGAGGAGGAGAAGACCGCCCGCAATGTGGTGACGGCCGCGCAGCGCACCGGGGTGCGCCGCATCGTCTACCTCAGCGGATTGCATCCAGAAGACACCGAACTCTCCGAGCATCTCAAGTCGCGGACGGCAGTCGGCGACGTGTTGATCGAATCCGGCATCGAGACGGTGGTGTTGCAGGCCGGTGTGGTGGTCGGATCGGGGTCGGCATCGTTCGAGATGATCCGCCACCTCACCGACCGCTTGCCGGTGATGACCACACCGAAGTGGGTGCACAACAAGATTCAGCCGATCGCGGTGCGCGACGTGCTGTACTACCTGGTCGCGGCGGCGACCGCTGAGGTGCCGTCGTCGCGGACGTGGGATATCGGCGGCCCGGACGTGCTGCAATACGGCGACATGATGCGCGTTTACGCCGAGGTAGCGGGTCTGCGCAGACGTCGCATGCTGGTGCTCCCGTTGCTCACCCCGACCATCGCGAGCCTCTGGGTGGGCAACGTGACGCCCATCCCGGGCGGTTTGGCCCGGCCGCTGGTCGAATCGCTGGAGGTCGACGCGGTGATGCACAACTCCGACATCGACACCATCATCAAGCCGCCGCCGGACGGATTGACTCCCTATCGGCGCGCCGTCGAACTGGCCTTACACCGGGCCCGCGACGGTGTCGCCGACACGACGTGGGAACCGTTGGATAAGGAGCCGGCCGAAGCATTGCCCAGCGATCCGGACTGGGCGGGTGAAGTCGTCTACACCGATACGCAAACCGCGGTGTCCGATACCGATCCCGATGACGTGCAAAAAACGGCGGCGGCCGTCGATGGCCGGTGGTTCTCGTTCCCCTTCGGCCCGGGCCGCCGCGGCCGCAAGTGGAGCATCGTCCACCAGGAACCGGGGACCAGGCTACGGCTGCAGTCAGAGACTCGCGCCCCCGTACAGGCTTGGCTGGACATCAGCGTCGAACCGCGCCAGGGCGGCGGCAGCACCTACCACCAGCGGGCCATCGTCTTCCCGCGCGGGATCGGCGGCCGGATGTACTGGTACGCGCTACGCCCGGTGCATGCCGCCGCGCTACGGGCGCTGGCGCGCAAGGTTGCCGGACCGGATAACTAG
- a CDS encoding enoyl-CoA hydratase, with translation MPDSGIDTLAAVAGLRVELADGVLSVTIDRPESLNSLTTEVLAGIADAMEWAATDPGVKLVRLGGAGRGFSSGAGMSADDIARGGPRTATITEINRTVRAITALPHPVVAVVQGATAGVGVSLALACDLVLASENAFFMLAFTKIGLMPDGGASTLVAAAVGRIRAMQMALLPERLPAAEALSWGLVSAVYPAAEFEAEVDRVIARLLGGPAVAFAKTKAAINAATLTELEATLEREFDGQSALLAAHDFREGARAFQERRSPAFTDS, from the coding sequence ATGCCGGATTCTGGGATCGACACCCTCGCAGCGGTTGCCGGTCTTCGCGTCGAGTTGGCCGACGGTGTGCTGTCGGTGACGATCGACCGCCCCGAGAGCCTCAATTCGTTGACGACGGAGGTGCTGGCCGGAATCGCCGACGCGATGGAGTGGGCGGCAACCGATCCCGGCGTCAAGCTGGTGCGGCTGGGCGGCGCGGGCCGCGGCTTCAGCTCCGGGGCGGGCATGAGCGCCGACGACATCGCCCGGGGCGGGCCCCGGACGGCCACCATCACCGAGATCAACCGGACGGTGCGGGCCATCACCGCGCTGCCGCACCCGGTGGTCGCGGTGGTGCAGGGCGCGACGGCCGGTGTCGGCGTTTCGCTGGCGCTGGCGTGTGACCTCGTATTGGCTTCGGAGAACGCGTTTTTCATGCTGGCGTTCACCAAGATCGGGTTGATGCCCGACGGCGGGGCGTCGACGTTGGTGGCAGCGGCGGTCGGGCGCATCCGGGCGATGCAGATGGCGCTGTTACCCGAGCGGTTGCCCGCCGCTGAAGCCCTGTCCTGGGGTTTGGTCAGTGCGGTGTACCCCGCCGCGGAGTTCGAGGCCGAGGTCGACCGGGTCATTGCCCGCTTGCTGGGCGGGCCGGCGGTGGCGTTCGCCAAGACCAAAGCCGCGATCAACGCCGCGACGCTCACCGAGCTGGAAGCCACGCTGGAGCGTGAGTTCGACGGACAGTCCGCGTTGTTGGCCGCCCACGACTTCCGCGAAGGCGCCAGGGCTTTTCAGGAGCGCCGCTCCCCCGCCTTCACCGATTCGTAA
- a CDS encoding MMPL family transporter, with the protein MLQRIARLAIAAPRRIIGIALLVFIAAAIFGIPVANSLSPGGFQDPDSESAHAISLLTDKFGQSGQQMLILVTSPAGANSEQSRKVGTDIVDQLQRSPLVYNVASPWTAQPQAAAGLVSTDGKSGLIIANLKGGENDAQKNAKTLADAFVHDRDGVTVRAGGSAMEYAQINKQNQEDLLVMEMIAIPLSFLVLVWVFGGLLAAALPMALGALAVVGSMSVLRLVTFTTEVSIFALNLSTALGLALAIDYTLLIVSRYRDELAEGADRDEALVRTMATSGRTVLFSAVTVALSMSATALFPMYFLKSFAYAGVATVAFVATASIVITPAAIVLLGRRLDSLDVRRLVRRILRRSEPMHKPVEELFWYRSTKYVMRHWFPVGVAVVALLLLLGLPFLRVKWGFPDDRVLPKTASAHQVGDQLRTNFANDSATAIPVVIPDARGLNPPDLDNYAEDLSRLPDVSSVAAPGGTFKDGHLMGPPAAATGMADGSAFLTVSSTAPLFSKASDAQLKRLHEVAGPAGRSVELAGVAQINRDSVDAVTNRLPLVLGLMAGITFVLLFLLTGSVVLPVKALVCNVLSLTAAFGALVWIFQDGHWGALGTTPSGTLVANMPVLLFCIAFGLSMDYEVFLVSRIREYWLSSGAARPAKPRAAAAHAANDESVALGLARTGRVITAAALVMSMSFAALIAAHVSFMRMFGLGLTLAVFADATLVRMVLVPAFMHVMGRWNWWAPKPLVWLHERFGISEAGAFEDRRAGPDRYPGDEAETVRLEGVRDQRELPARVTRDG; encoded by the coding sequence ATGCTGCAACGGATCGCTCGACTGGCCATCGCGGCGCCGCGGCGAATCATCGGCATAGCCCTCCTGGTCTTCATCGCCGCCGCCATTTTCGGCATCCCGGTCGCCAACAGTCTGTCTCCCGGCGGATTTCAAGATCCCGACTCCGAGTCGGCGCACGCGATCAGCCTGCTGACCGACAAGTTCGGCCAAAGCGGTCAGCAGATGCTGATCCTGGTCACCTCGCCGGCGGGCGCCAACAGCGAACAGTCCCGCAAGGTGGGCACCGACATCGTGGACCAACTGCAACGGTCGCCGTTGGTGTACAACGTCGCCTCGCCCTGGACCGCGCAGCCGCAGGCGGCGGCAGGTTTGGTCAGCACCGACGGCAAGTCGGGATTGATAATCGCCAATCTCAAGGGTGGCGAGAACGACGCGCAAAAGAACGCCAAGACGCTGGCCGACGCGTTTGTCCACGACCGCGACGGCGTCACCGTCCGAGCCGGCGGCTCGGCAATGGAGTATGCGCAGATCAACAAGCAGAACCAGGAAGACCTGCTGGTCATGGAGATGATCGCGATCCCGCTGAGCTTCCTGGTGTTGGTGTGGGTGTTCGGCGGCCTGCTGGCGGCGGCCTTGCCGATGGCCCTGGGCGCGCTGGCCGTCGTCGGTTCCATGTCGGTGTTACGGCTGGTCACCTTCACCACCGAAGTGTCGATCTTCGCGCTCAATCTGAGTACCGCGCTGGGCCTGGCCCTGGCCATCGACTACACGCTGCTGATCGTCAGTCGCTATCGCGACGAACTTGCCGAGGGCGCCGACCGCGACGAGGCCTTGGTCCGGACCATGGCGACCTCCGGTCGCACCGTGCTGTTCTCCGCGGTCACCGTCGCGCTGTCGATGTCGGCGACCGCGTTGTTCCCCATGTACTTCCTCAAGTCCTTCGCTTACGCCGGTGTGGCGACCGTGGCGTTCGTCGCCACCGCCTCCATCGTCATCACCCCGGCCGCCATCGTGCTGCTCGGCCGCCGGCTGGACTCGCTGGACGTGCGCCGATTGGTGCGGCGGATATTGCGGCGCAGCGAGCCGATGCACAAGCCGGTCGAGGAACTGTTCTGGTATCGCTCGACCAAGTACGTGATGCGGCACTGGTTCCCGGTGGGGGTGGCCGTGGTGGCGCTCCTACTGCTGCTCGGGTTGCCGTTCTTAAGGGTGAAGTGGGGCTTCCCGGACGACCGCGTGCTGCCGAAAACGGCGTCGGCGCATCAGGTCGGTGACCAGCTGCGCACCAACTTCGCCAACGATTCCGCGACGGCTATTCCGGTGGTCATTCCCGACGCCCGCGGCCTCAACCCGCCCGACCTGGACAACTACGCCGAAGACTTGTCCCGGCTGCCTGACGTGTCCTCGGTAGCGGCCCCCGGCGGGACGTTCAAGGACGGACACCTGATGGGTCCGCCGGCGGCGGCCACCGGAATGGCTGACGGGAGTGCATTTCTCACCGTGAGCAGCACCGCGCCGCTGTTCTCCAAGGCCTCGGACGCCCAACTCAAGCGGCTGCACGAGGTGGCGGGGCCGGCCGGCCGGTCCGTCGAGTTGGCCGGCGTCGCGCAGATCAACCGCGACAGTGTCGACGCGGTGACCAACCGGCTGCCGCTGGTACTGGGACTGATGGCCGGCATCACGTTCGTGCTGCTGTTCCTGCTGACCGGCAGCGTAGTGCTACCGGTCAAGGCGCTGGTGTGCAACGTGCTGTCGTTGACGGCGGCCTTCGGCGCGCTGGTGTGGATCTTCCAGGACGGTCATTGGGGCGCGCTGGGCACGACGCCGAGCGGCACGCTGGTCGCCAACATGCCGGTGCTGCTGTTCTGCATCGCGTTCGGCTTGTCCATGGACTACGAAGTGTTCCTGGTCTCCCGGATCCGCGAGTACTGGTTGTCCTCGGGCGCCGCCCGGCCCGCCAAGCCGCGCGCGGCGGCGGCCCACGCCGCCAACGACGAAAGCGTGGCGCTCGGCCTGGCCCGCACCGGCCGCGTCATCACCGCCGCCGCGCTGGTGATGTCCATGTCGTTCGCCGCCCTGATCGCCGCGCACGTCTCCTTCATGCGGATGTTCGGCCTGGGCCTGACGCTTGCGGTGTTCGCCGACGCGACCCTGGTCCGCATGGTGTTGGTGCCGGCGTTCATGCACGTGATGGGCCGCTGGAACTGGTGGGCCCCCAAGCCGCTGGTTTGGTTGCACGAGCGATTCGGGATCAGTGAGGCGGGCGCCTTCGAGGACCGTCGCGCCGGGCCGGATCGCTATCCGGGCGATGAGGCCGAGACCGTGCGGCTGGAGGGTGTGCGCGATCAGCGGGAGCTGCCGGCCCGGGTGACGCGCGATGGTTGA
- a CDS encoding NAD(P)H-binding protein: MRILVTGATGYVGSRLVTALLADGHEVLAATRTPARLKRFGWSKDVVAVKLDASDPESVRAALADGSIDVIYYLVHGIGQADFRESDNKSATNVAIAARDAGVRRIVYLGGFVPEDEALSEHLASRAEVAQALTIENGPELVWLGAAIIIGAGSTSFEMLRYVGDRFPLIPAPNWMDNPLDPISIRDVLHYLVAAADPDQVPAGAYDIAGPETTSYRDLIKAYARISGRWRAALPVVGIDTSLASCITGLILPVPQGLAEDLVESLDHPMVASASRLRDLVPDPPGGLVRTDDAIRLALKGTRQGARPVNALPDPHYLADTDPDWAGGDALRIRRLARTVVPRIARPTLGLVNLVPGPVAGALRTGLDILVTLTPKVRPA, encoded by the coding sequence ATGCGGATTCTGGTGACAGGTGCCACCGGTTATGTCGGTTCTCGCCTGGTCACGGCCCTGTTAGCAGACGGACACGAGGTACTGGCCGCGACCCGGACCCCGGCCCGCCTCAAACGGTTCGGCTGGTCGAAGGACGTGGTAGCGGTCAAGCTGGACGCCTCGGACCCGGAGTCGGTGCGTGCGGCCCTGGCCGACGGATCGATCGACGTCATCTATTACCTGGTGCACGGGATCGGGCAGGCCGACTTCCGCGAGTCCGACAACAAGTCGGCCACCAACGTGGCCATCGCGGCGCGCGACGCCGGCGTGCGGCGCATCGTCTACCTCGGCGGCTTCGTCCCCGAGGACGAGGCGCTGTCCGAGCACCTGGCCAGCCGGGCCGAGGTGGCCCAGGCCCTGACCATCGAGAACGGCCCCGAGCTGGTGTGGCTGGGGGCGGCGATCATCATCGGCGCGGGGTCGACGTCCTTCGAGATGCTGCGTTACGTCGGTGACCGGTTCCCGCTCATTCCCGCCCCGAACTGGATGGACAACCCGCTCGACCCGATCTCCATCCGCGACGTGCTGCACTACCTCGTCGCCGCGGCCGACCCCGACCAAGTACCCGCGGGTGCTTACGACATCGCCGGGCCCGAGACGACGTCCTACCGCGACCTGATCAAGGCGTATGCCCGCATCTCGGGCCGGTGGCGGGCGGCGTTGCCGGTGGTGGGGATCGACACCTCACTGGCGTCATGCATCACCGGACTGATCCTGCCGGTGCCCCAGGGCCTGGCCGAGGACCTGGTCGAGTCGCTCGATCATCCGATGGTCGCCTCGGCCAGCCGGTTACGCGACTTGGTGCCCGACCCGCCGGGCGGGCTGGTCAGGACCGACGACGCCATCCGGTTGGCGCTGAAGGGCACCCGCCAGGGCGCACGGCCGGTCAACGCCCTGCCCGATCCGCATTACCTGGCCGACACCGATCCGGACTGGGCCGGGGGCGACGCGTTGCGCATCCGGCGGCTGGCCCGAACGGTGGTGCCGCGCATCGCTCGGCCGACGCTGGGCTTGGTCAATCTGGTTCCGGGCCCGGTCGCCGGTGCGCTGCGAACCGGCCTGGATATTCTTGTCACGTTGACTCCGAAAGTTCGGCCTGCATGA
- a CDS encoding TetR/AcrR family transcriptional regulator → MVDVSVGGLRRQRAPRGSGDRLRHEILDAAMELLLETGQVRAVSIRSVAQRVGVTSPSIYLHFQDKDALLDAVCARYLSRLDQEMEQAAMGQSSTVDVLRAQGLAYVRFALQTPELYRLATMGELRPGSNVDMALDSSAFRHMCASVRTLMDEGRYRSDDPTTIALELWTAAHGVAALLIAKPHLPFGDVEAFADRVLGAVLCGHMVAGLVGSDATSAQLVDWVVRRASGEPGL, encoded by the coding sequence ATGGTTGACGTGTCGGTGGGCGGCCTGCGCCGCCAGCGTGCCCCGCGTGGCTCGGGGGATCGGCTCCGACACGAGATCCTGGACGCCGCGATGGAGTTGCTGCTGGAGACCGGCCAGGTGCGGGCGGTGTCCATCCGCTCGGTGGCCCAGCGCGTCGGTGTCACCTCGCCGTCGATCTACCTGCATTTCCAGGACAAAGACGCGTTGCTCGATGCCGTGTGCGCGCGGTATCTGAGCCGGCTCGATCAAGAGATGGAACAGGCCGCCATGGGGCAGTCCTCGACGGTGGACGTGCTGCGCGCACAGGGCCTGGCCTACGTGCGGTTCGCGCTGCAGACTCCGGAACTGTACCGGCTGGCGACCATGGGGGAGCTGCGGCCGGGCAGCAATGTCGATATGGCCCTGGACAGCTCGGCGTTCCGGCACATGTGCGCGTCGGTGCGGACGTTGATGGACGAAGGTAGGTACCGCAGCGACGACCCGACCACCATTGCGCTGGAGTTGTGGACCGCCGCGCACGGTGTGGCGGCCTTGTTGATCGCCAAGCCGCACCTGCCCTTCGGCGACGTGGAGGCCTTCGCCGACCGCGTGCTGGGCGCGGTGTTGTGTGGCCATATGGTCGCGGGCCTGGTCGGTTCGGACGCGACCTCCGCGCAGCTGGTGGACTGGGTGGTGCGGCGGGCTTCCGGGGAACCGGGACTATGA
- a CDS encoding crotonase/enoyl-CoA hydratase family protein codes for MVITINRPQARNAVNGAVSIGVGDALEEAQHDPDVRAVVLTGAGDKSFCAGADLKAISRRENIYHPERPQWGFAGYVHHFIDKPTISAVNGTALGGGTELALASDLVVAHERAQFGLPEVKRGLIAAAGGVFRIVNQLPRKVAMELLLTGEPLTAADAWEWGLVNQVVKEGSVLDAALGLAARITVNAPLSVQASKRIAYGVDGGVIADEEVSWQRTMREMSTLMRSEDAKEGPLAFAEKREPVWKAR; via the coding sequence ATGGTCATCACCATCAACCGGCCGCAGGCCCGTAACGCCGTCAACGGCGCCGTCAGCATCGGCGTCGGGGACGCGCTGGAAGAAGCCCAGCACGACCCCGATGTGCGCGCGGTCGTCCTCACCGGCGCCGGCGACAAGTCGTTCTGCGCGGGTGCGGACCTCAAGGCGATCTCGCGGCGGGAGAACATCTACCATCCCGAACGCCCGCAGTGGGGTTTCGCCGGATACGTGCACCACTTCATCGACAAGCCGACCATCTCCGCCGTCAACGGCACCGCGCTGGGCGGCGGCACCGAGTTGGCGCTGGCCAGCGATTTGGTGGTGGCCCACGAGCGGGCCCAGTTCGGCTTGCCGGAGGTCAAGCGCGGGTTGATCGCGGCCGCCGGTGGCGTGTTCCGGATCGTCAACCAGTTGCCGCGCAAGGTGGCGATGGAACTGTTGCTGACCGGCGAGCCGCTGACTGCCGCCGATGCGTGGGAATGGGGCCTGGTCAACCAGGTGGTCAAGGAAGGCTCGGTGCTGGACGCCGCGCTGGGCCTGGCCGCGCGGATCACGGTGAACGCGCCGTTGTCGGTGCAGGCCAGCAAACGAATCGCGTACGGAGTCGACGGGGGCGTCATCGCCGACGAAGAAGTGAGTTGGCAGCGCACCATGCGCGAGATGAGCACCCTGATGCGGTCCGAGGACGCCAAAGAGGGGCCGTTGGCGTTCGCCGAGAAGCGTGAGCCGGTTTGGAAGGCCCGCTAG